The following proteins come from a genomic window of Clupea harengus chromosome 22, Ch_v2.0.2, whole genome shotgun sequence:
- the LOC105903910 gene encoding rho GTPase-activating protein 45 has product MFRKRKDLSKTPSVSKKGNTGNPGLHSPSEQSNRDGVDGLPAVAGVLDTVSMSCPGTPSILHSKLVSCPSPVATLRRPTALSRHASAAGFPMQTAGAWGFSKGHSRGVAHSPTTETSEGAAIEVEDIPPLLRDVARFAEAVEKLKDVVLGEDKDESRRELAHECLGEVLRVLRQVIGTYPLLNTVETLTAAGTLISKVKGFHYEASNEAEKKDFEKAIETIAVAFSSNVSELLMGEVDSSTLLSLPPADKSRSMENLYGGFPGQGSDMPRNDQQECLMSAEQVDVLLQRSEGGVDSALSYAKSIAKYLKDVISYVDKRITHELDFARKMHSLYHTCRDSLTKPHMPLFSIYSLALEQDLEQSNGVQQATGSMHTQTFIQPLLQRKQEHEKKRREIKEQWQRAKRKLVEAENNLRKAKQAYVARCEEYDKARSVANKVEEEQSGSATKALEKKRRLEEEARNKAEEAEATYRTCIADASTHQQELEDVKVNVLRQIQDLIKQTDQTLRTCTIYYYQIMHMQTAALPVHYQTLCESCKLYDPGQQYAAHVKNLTLSQEPPTTYEFEPYSAASQSSTRVRSNSSSDYTPTPGEMGSGDMGKQRRGRDHQSHKSWPSTLSDTDSVGGGSGLGSPTTSTGDITKAQRPVSAGTLSSNEDPDEGDGNVTSYGQSMNGMEPEIAVPTGPFRNVGLSKAAKTHRLRKLRTPSKCRECDSYVYFQGAECEECFLACHKKCLESLAIQCGHKKLQGRLQLFGRDFSSVLQGSSDGIPFIIKKCIQEIEKRALKMKVSHVHHVLFTDKVEAYKARVILQDIWEVTDHFCL; this is encoded by the exons ATGTTTCGAAAAAGGAAGGATTTATCCAAGACCCCCTCAGTGTCCAAGAAGGGTAACACAGGAAATCCTGGACTTCACAGCCCCTCT GAGCAGTCAAACAGAGATGGAGTGGATGGTCTTCCGGCTGTGGCAGGGGTTCTGGACACAGTCTCCATGTCGTGCCCAGGCACCCCGTCTATCCTGCACAGCAAGCTAGTGAGCTGCCCATCCCCGGTGGCCACCCTGAGGCGGCCCACGGCCCTGAGCAGGCATGCCAGTGCTGCAGGCTTCCCCATGCAGACCGCCGGTGCCTGGGGCTTCAGTAAAGGGCACAGCCGTGGGGTGGCCCACAGCCCCACAACGGAGACCTCGGAGGGGGCTGCCATCGAGGTCGAGGACATTCCGCCCTTACTGCGCGATGTAGCACGCTTCGCTGAGGCTGTGGAGAAGCTGAAGGATGTGGTGCTTGGGGAAG ataAGGACGAGTCAAGGCgtgagttggcacatgagtgcCTAGGTGAGGTGTTGCGTGTTCTGCGCCAGGTCATCGGTACCTACCCACTGCTCAACACTGTGGAGACCCTCACAGCAGCTGGGACACTCATCtccaaggtcaaag GGTTCCACTATGAGGCCAGCAACGAAGCAGAGAAGAAGGACTTTGAAAAGGCCATCGAGACCATCGCGGTTGCCTTCAGCAGCAA TGTATCTGAGTTGCTGATGGGGGAGGTGGATAGCagcaccctcctctctctacctcctgcaGATAAGAGCAgg TCAATGGAGAACCTGTATGGGGGATTTCCTGGCCAGGGGTCGGACATGCCGAGAAATGACCAGCAGGAGTGCT TAATGAGTGCAGAGCAGGTGGATGTACTGCTGCAGCGGAGTGAGGGGGGGGTAGACTCGGCCCTCTCCTACGCTAAGAGCATCGCTAAGTACCTGAAGGATGTTATCAGCTATGTGGACAAGAGAATCACACACG AACTGGACTTTGCCAGGAAGATGCATAGTCTCTACCATACCTGCAGGGATAGTCTCACAAAA cccCACATGCCACTCTTCTCCATCTACTCTTTGGCTCTGGAGCAGGACCTGGAGCAGAGCAATGGAGTACAGCAGGCCACTggcagcatgcacacacagaccttcatacag CCTCTGTTGCAGCGCAAGCAGGAACATGAGAAGAAACGTAGAGAGATTAAAGAACAATGGCAGAGGGCCAAGAGGAAgctg GTGGAGGCTGAGAACAACCTGCGCAAGGCCAAGCAGGCCTATGTGGCGCGCTGTGAGGAGTATGACAAGGCGCGCAGCGTGGCCAacaaggtggaggaggagcagagtggCTCCGCCACCAAAGCCCTCGAAAAGAAGAGACGATTAGAGGAGGAAGCACGCAACAAG gctgAGGAGGCGGAGGCCACATACCGTACGTGCATCGCTGACGCCAGCACACACCAGCAGGAGCTGGAAGACGTGAAGGTGAACGTGCTGCGGCAGATCCAGGACCTCATCAAACAGACCGACCAGACTCTGCGCACT TGCACTATTTACTACTACCAGATCATGCACATGCAGACAGCCGCATTGCCAGTGCATTACCAGACCCTGTGTGAGAGCTGCAAGCTGTACGACCCCGGCCAGCAGTACGCGGCCCACGTGAAGAACCTGACCCTCAGCCAGGAGCCGCCCACCACCTACGAGTTTGAGCCCTACTCCGCCGCCAGCCA AAGTTCAACACGGGTTCGAAGCAACAGCAGTTCTGACTATACCCCAACTCCAGGGGAAATGGGATCTGGAGATATGGGCaaacagaggagag GCCGAGACCACCAATCCCATAAGTCCTGGCCCTCTACACTGAGTGACACAGACAGTGTGGGTGGGGGCAGTGGCCTGGGATCCCCCACCACCAGCACAG GTGACATCACTAAAGCCCAAAGACCTGTTTCTGCGGGAACCCTGTCATCCAACGAAGATCCCGATGAGGGGGATGGAAATGTGACCTCTTACGGACAAA GCATGAACGGGATGGAACCGGAGATTGCCGTCCCCACTGGACCTTTCCGGAACGTAGGGCTCTCCAAGGCAGCAAAGACACATCGGCTGCGCAAGCTGCGGACTCCGTCCAAGTGCAGAGAGTGCGACAGCTACGTGTACTTCCAGGGAGCGGAGTGTGAGGAG TGCTTCCTGGCCTGCCATAAGAAGTGCCTGGAGTCCCTGGCCATCCAGTGTGGTCACAAGAAGCTGCAGGGCCGTCTCCAGCTGTTTGGCCGTGACTTCTCCAGCGTGCTCCAGGGCAGTTCGGATGGCATTCCTTTCATCATCAAGAAGTGCATCCAAGAGATCGAGAAGAGGGCACTGAAGATGAAGGTGAGCCATGTA CACCATGTCCTCTTCACAGACAAAGTCGAGG CCTATAAAGCACGCGTCATCCTGCAGGACATCTGGGAGGTGACCGACCACTTCTGCCTGTAG